From Diceros bicornis minor isolate mBicDic1 chromosome 17, mDicBic1.mat.cur, whole genome shotgun sequence, the proteins below share one genomic window:
- the PDE1B gene encoding dual specificity calcium/calmodulin-dependent 3',5'-cyclic nucleotide phosphodiesterase 1B isoform X3 yields MELSPRSPPEMLESDCPSPLELKSAPSKKMWIKLRSLLRYMVKQLENGEVNIEELKKNLEYTASLLEAVYIDETRQILDTEDELQELRSDAVPSEVRDWLASTFTQQARAKGRRAEEKPKFRSIVHAVQAGIFVERMFRRTYTSVGPTYSTAVLNCLKNLDLWCFDVFSLNRAADDHALRTIVFELLTRHNLISRFKIPTVFLMTFLDALETGYGKYKNPYHNQIHAADVTQTVHCFLLRTGMVHCLSEIELLAIIFAAAIHDYEHTGTTNSFHIQTKSECAILYNDRSVLENHHISSVFRMMQDDEMNIFINLTKDEFVELRALVIEMVLATDMSCHFQQVKSMKTALQQLERIDKSKALSLLLHAADISHPTKQWSVHSRWTKALMEEFFRQGDKEAELGLPFSPLCDRTSTLVAQSQIGFIDFIVEPTFSVLTDVAEKSVQPLADEDSKSKNQPSFRSTWTKYIQENKQKWKERAASGITNQMSIDELCPCEEEAPPSPAEDEHNQNGNLD; encoded by the exons GCTGCGCTACATGGTGAAGCAGCTGGAGAACGGGGAGGTCAACATTGAGGAGCTGAAGAAAAACCTGGAGTACACAGCTTCCCTGCTGGAGGCCGTCTATATAGATGAGACGCG GCAAATCCTGGACACGGAGGATGAGCTGCAGGAGCTGCGGTCGGATGCTGTGCCTTCGGAGGTGCGGGACTGGCTGGCCTCCACCTTCACCCAGCAGGCCCGGGCCAAAGGCCGCCGGGCAGAGGAGAAGCCCAAGTTCCGGAGCATCGTGCACGCTGTGCAGGCTGGGATCTTCGTGGAACG GATGTTCCGGAGAACATACACCTCTGTGGGCCCCACCTATTCCACTGCGGTCCTCAACTGTCTCAAG AACCTGGACCTCTGGTGCTTTGATGTCTTTTCCTTGAACCGAGCAGCAGATGACCACGCGCTGAGGACCATTGTTTTTGAGTTGCTGACTCGGCATAACCTCATCAGCCGCTTTAAG ATTCCCACTGTGTTTTTGATGACTTTCCTGGATGCCTTGGAGACGGGCTATGGGAAGTACAAGAACCCTTACCACAACCAGATCCACGCAGCTGACGTTACCCAGACAGTCCATTGCTTCCTGCTCCGCACGGGGATGGTG cACTGCCTGTCAGAGATCGAGCTCTTGGCCATCATCTTTGCTGCAGCCATCCATGACTACGAGCACACAGGCACCACGAACAGCTTCCACATCCAGACCAA GTCGGAGTGTGCCATCCTGTACAATGACCGCTCGGTGCTGGAGAATCACCACATCAGCTCTGTTTTCCGGATGATGCAGGACGACGAgatgaacattttcatcaacctcACCAAGGATGAGTTCGT AGAGCTGCGGGCCCTGGTCATCGAGATGGTGTTGGCTACAGACATGTCCTGCCATTTCCAGCAAGTGAAGTCCATGAAGACGGCCTTGCAGCAGCTGGAGAG GATTGACAAGTCCAAGGCACTGTCTCTACTGCTGCATGCTGCTGACATCAGCCACCCAACCAAGCAGTGGTCAGTTCACAGCCGCTGGACCAAGGCCCTCATGGAGGAGTTCTTCCGCCAG GGTGACaaggaggcagagctgggcctgcccttttccccattgtgtgacCGCACTTCCACTCTCGTGGCACAGTCCCAGATTG GCTTCATCGACTTCATTGTGGAGCCCACGTTCTCTGTGCTGACGGATGTGGCCGAGAAGAGCGTTCAGCCCCTGGCGGATGAGGACTCCAAGTCTAAAAACCAGCCGAG CTTCCGCTCCACCTGGACCAAATACATTCAGGAGAACAAGCAGAAATGGAAGGAACGGGCAGCAAGTG GCATCACCAACCAGATGTCCATTGATGAGCTGTGCCCCTGTGAGGaagaggccccgccctcccctgcCGAAGATGAACATAACCAGAATGGGAATCTGGACtag
- the PDE1B gene encoding dual specificity calcium/calmodulin-dependent 3',5'-cyclic nucleotide phosphodiesterase 1B isoform X2, whose protein sequence is MANPVPVQRSHLQGPILRLRYMVKQLENGEVNIEELKKNLEYTASLLEAVYIDETRQILDTEDELQELRSDAVPSEVRDWLASTFTQQARAKGRRAEEKPKFRSIVHAVQAGIFVERMFRRTYTSVGPTYSTAVLNCLKNLDLWCFDVFSLNRAADDHALRTIVFELLTRHNLISRFKIPTVFLMTFLDALETGYGKYKNPYHNQIHAADVTQTVHCFLLRTGMVHCLSEIELLAIIFAAAIHDYEHTGTTNSFHIQTKSECAILYNDRSVLENHHISSVFRMMQDDEMNIFINLTKDEFVELRALVIEMVLATDMSCHFQQVKSMKTALQQLERIDKSKALSLLLHAADISHPTKQWSVHSRWTKALMEEFFRQGDKEAELGLPFSPLCDRTSTLVAQSQIGFIDFIVEPTFSVLTDVAEKSVQPLADEDSKSKNQPSFQWRQPSLDVEVGDPNPDVVSFRSTWTKYIQENKQKWKERAASGITNQMSIDELCPCEEEAPPSPAEDEHNQNGNLD, encoded by the exons GCTGCGCTACATGGTGAAGCAGCTGGAGAACGGGGAGGTCAACATTGAGGAGCTGAAGAAAAACCTGGAGTACACAGCTTCCCTGCTGGAGGCCGTCTATATAGATGAGACGCG GCAAATCCTGGACACGGAGGATGAGCTGCAGGAGCTGCGGTCGGATGCTGTGCCTTCGGAGGTGCGGGACTGGCTGGCCTCCACCTTCACCCAGCAGGCCCGGGCCAAAGGCCGCCGGGCAGAGGAGAAGCCCAAGTTCCGGAGCATCGTGCACGCTGTGCAGGCTGGGATCTTCGTGGAACG GATGTTCCGGAGAACATACACCTCTGTGGGCCCCACCTATTCCACTGCGGTCCTCAACTGTCTCAAG AACCTGGACCTCTGGTGCTTTGATGTCTTTTCCTTGAACCGAGCAGCAGATGACCACGCGCTGAGGACCATTGTTTTTGAGTTGCTGACTCGGCATAACCTCATCAGCCGCTTTAAG ATTCCCACTGTGTTTTTGATGACTTTCCTGGATGCCTTGGAGACGGGCTATGGGAAGTACAAGAACCCTTACCACAACCAGATCCACGCAGCTGACGTTACCCAGACAGTCCATTGCTTCCTGCTCCGCACGGGGATGGTG cACTGCCTGTCAGAGATCGAGCTCTTGGCCATCATCTTTGCTGCAGCCATCCATGACTACGAGCACACAGGCACCACGAACAGCTTCCACATCCAGACCAA GTCGGAGTGTGCCATCCTGTACAATGACCGCTCGGTGCTGGAGAATCACCACATCAGCTCTGTTTTCCGGATGATGCAGGACGACGAgatgaacattttcatcaacctcACCAAGGATGAGTTCGT AGAGCTGCGGGCCCTGGTCATCGAGATGGTGTTGGCTACAGACATGTCCTGCCATTTCCAGCAAGTGAAGTCCATGAAGACGGCCTTGCAGCAGCTGGAGAG GATTGACAAGTCCAAGGCACTGTCTCTACTGCTGCATGCTGCTGACATCAGCCACCCAACCAAGCAGTGGTCAGTTCACAGCCGCTGGACCAAGGCCCTCATGGAGGAGTTCTTCCGCCAG GGTGACaaggaggcagagctgggcctgcccttttccccattgtgtgacCGCACTTCCACTCTCGTGGCACAGTCCCAGATTG GCTTCATCGACTTCATTGTGGAGCCCACGTTCTCTGTGCTGACGGATGTGGCCGAGAAGAGCGTTCAGCCCCTGGCGGATGAGGACTCCAAGTCTAAAAACCAGCCGAG CTTCCAGTGGCGGCAGCCTTCTCTGGATGTGGAAGTGGGAGACCCCAACCCTGACGTGGTCAGCTTCCGCTCCACCTGGACCAAATACATTCAGGAGAACAAGCAGAAATGGAAGGAACGGGCAGCAAGTG GCATCACCAACCAGATGTCCATTGATGAGCTGTGCCCCTGTGAGGaagaggccccgccctcccctgcCGAAGATGAACATAACCAGAATGGGAATCTGGACtag
- the PDE1B gene encoding dual specificity calcium/calmodulin-dependent 3',5'-cyclic nucleotide phosphodiesterase 1B isoform X1 yields the protein MELSPRSPPEMLESDCPSPLELKSAPSKKMWIKLRSLLRYMVKQLENGEVNIEELKKNLEYTASLLEAVYIDETRQILDTEDELQELRSDAVPSEVRDWLASTFTQQARAKGRRAEEKPKFRSIVHAVQAGIFVERMFRRTYTSVGPTYSTAVLNCLKNLDLWCFDVFSLNRAADDHALRTIVFELLTRHNLISRFKIPTVFLMTFLDALETGYGKYKNPYHNQIHAADVTQTVHCFLLRTGMVHCLSEIELLAIIFAAAIHDYEHTGTTNSFHIQTKSECAILYNDRSVLENHHISSVFRMMQDDEMNIFINLTKDEFVELRALVIEMVLATDMSCHFQQVKSMKTALQQLERIDKSKALSLLLHAADISHPTKQWSVHSRWTKALMEEFFRQGDKEAELGLPFSPLCDRTSTLVAQSQIGFIDFIVEPTFSVLTDVAEKSVQPLADEDSKSKNQPSFQWRQPSLDVEVGDPNPDVVSFRSTWTKYIQENKQKWKERAASGITNQMSIDELCPCEEEAPPSPAEDEHNQNGNLD from the exons GCTGCGCTACATGGTGAAGCAGCTGGAGAACGGGGAGGTCAACATTGAGGAGCTGAAGAAAAACCTGGAGTACACAGCTTCCCTGCTGGAGGCCGTCTATATAGATGAGACGCG GCAAATCCTGGACACGGAGGATGAGCTGCAGGAGCTGCGGTCGGATGCTGTGCCTTCGGAGGTGCGGGACTGGCTGGCCTCCACCTTCACCCAGCAGGCCCGGGCCAAAGGCCGCCGGGCAGAGGAGAAGCCCAAGTTCCGGAGCATCGTGCACGCTGTGCAGGCTGGGATCTTCGTGGAACG GATGTTCCGGAGAACATACACCTCTGTGGGCCCCACCTATTCCACTGCGGTCCTCAACTGTCTCAAG AACCTGGACCTCTGGTGCTTTGATGTCTTTTCCTTGAACCGAGCAGCAGATGACCACGCGCTGAGGACCATTGTTTTTGAGTTGCTGACTCGGCATAACCTCATCAGCCGCTTTAAG ATTCCCACTGTGTTTTTGATGACTTTCCTGGATGCCTTGGAGACGGGCTATGGGAAGTACAAGAACCCTTACCACAACCAGATCCACGCAGCTGACGTTACCCAGACAGTCCATTGCTTCCTGCTCCGCACGGGGATGGTG cACTGCCTGTCAGAGATCGAGCTCTTGGCCATCATCTTTGCTGCAGCCATCCATGACTACGAGCACACAGGCACCACGAACAGCTTCCACATCCAGACCAA GTCGGAGTGTGCCATCCTGTACAATGACCGCTCGGTGCTGGAGAATCACCACATCAGCTCTGTTTTCCGGATGATGCAGGACGACGAgatgaacattttcatcaacctcACCAAGGATGAGTTCGT AGAGCTGCGGGCCCTGGTCATCGAGATGGTGTTGGCTACAGACATGTCCTGCCATTTCCAGCAAGTGAAGTCCATGAAGACGGCCTTGCAGCAGCTGGAGAG GATTGACAAGTCCAAGGCACTGTCTCTACTGCTGCATGCTGCTGACATCAGCCACCCAACCAAGCAGTGGTCAGTTCACAGCCGCTGGACCAAGGCCCTCATGGAGGAGTTCTTCCGCCAG GGTGACaaggaggcagagctgggcctgcccttttccccattgtgtgacCGCACTTCCACTCTCGTGGCACAGTCCCAGATTG GCTTCATCGACTTCATTGTGGAGCCCACGTTCTCTGTGCTGACGGATGTGGCCGAGAAGAGCGTTCAGCCCCTGGCGGATGAGGACTCCAAGTCTAAAAACCAGCCGAG CTTCCAGTGGCGGCAGCCTTCTCTGGATGTGGAAGTGGGAGACCCCAACCCTGACGTGGTCAGCTTCCGCTCCACCTGGACCAAATACATTCAGGAGAACAAGCAGAAATGGAAGGAACGGGCAGCAAGTG GCATCACCAACCAGATGTCCATTGATGAGCTGTGCCCCTGTGAGGaagaggccccgccctcccctgcCGAAGATGAACATAACCAGAATGGGAATCTGGACtag